From one Streptococcus oralis genomic stretch:
- the rpsU gene encoding 30S ribosomal protein S21 yields MSKTVVRKNESLDDALRRFKRAVTKAGTLQETRKREFYEKPSVKRKRKSEAARKRKKF; encoded by the coding sequence ATGTCTAAAACAGTAGTACGTAAGAATGAATCTCTTGACGATGCACTTCGTCGTTTCAAACGTGCGGTTACTAAAGCTGGTACTCTTCAAGAAACACGCAAACGTGAATTCTATGAAAAACCTTCTGTAAAACGTAAACGTAAATCAGAAGCAGCTCGTAAACGTAAAAAATTCTAA